GATTTATGAACCGGGAAGCTTACGAAAAAACCCGTGCCACCGGGTATGTTACATTCTACAGCCGGTCGAGGAAACAATTGTGGACCAAAGGGGAGACCAGCGGAAATTATTTGGTGGTTAAGGAAATAAAGACAGATTGTGATGATGACAGTCTTCTGGTCAAAGTGGAACCTATGGGCAATACCTGCCATCTGGGAAGATACAGTTGTTTTGAGGAAGAAAAAGGCGGTTCCGGTAACTTCTTAAGTGAGCTGGAACAGATCCTCAGGGACAGGAAGGAGAAAATGCCGGAGAACTCGTATACTTCCAAACTATACGACAAGGGAATTGATAAGATTGCCCAAAAAGTCGGGGAAGAGGCTGTTGAACTTGTAATTGAAGCCAAAGGGGAGAATAAGGAGTTGTTGCTGAATGAGGCAGCCGATTTGGTTTATCATATGATGGTATTGCTGGTTTATAAAGGATACTCACTGGAGGAGGTGATCCAAACTTTAAAAGACCGGCACCGTTAATTATTCGGGAAAATTTTGTTTATCTGCTGCGACCCAAAACTGTCCCCGTTTTTCAATTTTTTGACGTATTCCTGGCTCCTTTACTTATTGTATCATCATAAATGTTTTGCCTTATATTTTTTCCCGAATGTTAACTGTAGATACACCAATCCCAATATCGAAGCTGTGAATGAACCAAGCAATACACCTAATTTGGCCTGATTTAAAAGGACTATATTGTCAAAAGTCAGATTGCTTATGAATAGAGACATGGTGAAGCCTGCTCCACCGAGTAACGCTACACCAAAAATATGTTTCCAATTGGTATCTTTTGGCA
The DNA window shown above is from Bacteroidales bacterium and carries:
- a CDS encoding bifunctional phosphoribosyl-AMP cyclohydrolase/phosphoribosyl-ATP diphosphatase HisIE, translated to MELDFNKLNGIIPVVIQDWNTLKVLMLGFMNREAYEKTRATGYVTFYSRSRKQLWTKGETSGNYLVVKEIKTDCDDDSLLVKVEPMGNTCHLGRYSCFEEEKGGSGNFLSELEQILRDRKEKMPENSYTSKLYDKGIDKIAQKVGEEAVELVIEAKGENKELLLNEAADLVYHMMVLLVYKGYSLEEVIQTLKDRHR